The Garra rufa chromosome 23, GarRuf1.0, whole genome shotgun sequence genome includes a region encoding these proteins:
- the purbb gene encoding transcriptional regulator protein Pur-beta, with amino-acid sequence MADGDSGSERGGLQHFQREQETQELASKRLDIQNKRFYLDVKQNAKGRFIKIAEVGAGGSKSRLTLSMSVAAEFRDYLGDFIEHYAQLGPSSPEQIAQSSGGEDGGPRRALKSEFLVRENRKYYLDLKENQRGRFLRIRQTVNRGPGFGVGGGGGPGSGVQAGQTIALPAQGLIEFRDALAKLIDDYGGEDEELSGGPGAAGGYGELPEGTSIMVDSKRFFFDVGSNKYGVFLRVSEVKPSYRNSITIPFKAWGKFGGAFCRYAEEMKEIQERHRDKMYERREESEGEDVDDD; translated from the coding sequence ATGGCGGATGGAGACAGCGGGAGCGAGCGCGGTGGCCTCCAGCACTTCCAGAGGGAGCAGGAGACCCAGGAGTTGGCGTCCAAGCGCCTGGACATCCAGAACAAGCGCTTCTACTTGGACGTTAAGCAGAATGCGAAGGGCCGTTTCATCAAGATAGCGGAGGTGGGCGCCGGGGGCTCCAAGAGCCGCCTGACTCTTTCCATGTCCGTGGCGGCCGAGTTCCGCGACTACCTCGGGGATTTCATCGAGCACTACGCCCAGCTGGGGCCGAGCAGCCCGGAGCAGATCGCGCAGTCGTCCGGCGGCGAAGACGGCGGCCCGCGGCGGGCGCTGAAGAGCGAATTCTTGGTGCGCGAGAACCGCAAATACTACCTCGATCTGAAGGAGAACCAGCGCGGGAGGTTCCTGCGCATCCGCCAGACCGTTAACCGAGGTCCCGGCTTCGGTGTCGGCGGAGGGGGCGGTCCCGGCAGCGGCGTGCAGGCCGGCCAGACCATCGCGCTGCCGGCGCAAGGCTTGATTGAGTTCCGAGACGCGCTGGCCAAGCTCATCGACGACTACGGCGGGGAGGACGAAGAGCTCAGCGGGGGGCCCGGGGCCGCGGGGGGCTACGGCGAGCTCCCCGAGGGCACCTCCATCATGGTGGACTCCAAGAGGTTCTTTTTCGACGTCGGCTCCAACAAGTACGGCGTGTTCCTGAGGGTCAGCGAGGTCAAGCCCAGTTACAGGAACTCCATCACCATCCCCTTCAAGGCCTGGGGGAAGTTCGGAGGAGCCTTCTGCCGCTACGCTGAGGAGATGAAGGAGATCCAGGAGAGACACCGGGACAAGATGTACGAGAGGAGAGAGGAGTCTGAGGGTGAGGATGTGGACGACGACTGA